Proteins from one Mesorhizobium sp. M9A.F.Ca.ET.002.03.1.2 genomic window:
- a CDS encoding adenylate/guanylate cyclase domain-containing protein — MRERSIWPAAIAVILLLVALPVAVVLDLRDFTHQLSERQANDISKIITDIRTFYANDVVGRILQADPHTKITATDNYRDVAGAIPIPATFSLEIGRLTSSRDNTVRYEFVSDYPFAGRPPHNLDDFQLKALASFRADPNVQTLEAAEGGWSPTVRLASPIRMTAACVACHNSHPDSPKKDWNVGDVRGIQAVSVSQPLSQGSIGFHYLFAYFAAAIATGVAFIVMQWRQSRELALVNGELKEANNFLATVSLKIAKYLSPEIYKSVFSGERDVKVTAERKKLTIFFSDIVDFTATTERMQPEELTAHLNEYLTEMSHIAISHGATVDKFIGDAILAFFGDPQTLGPREDARACLRMALAMQKRLEYLQVKWRQQGIEHPFRVRMGINTGYCNVGNFGSDDRMDYTIIGAEANLAARLQSIAPAGGIMLSYETYSNVRDMVDASAGEQISMKGISRPIVPYLVRGVREQLRDDTVITEMDEGMSLTLDTAGLDPARCGASTGCPRTIRGD; from the coding sequence GTGCGGGAGCGTAGCATCTGGCCGGCTGCGATTGCAGTGATCCTTCTCTTAGTGGCGCTTCCAGTTGCTGTCGTCCTCGACCTGCGTGACTTCACGCATCAACTATCCGAACGTCAAGCGAACGACATCAGCAAGATCATAACTGACATTCGCACGTTCTACGCCAATGACGTGGTCGGGCGAATCCTCCAAGCGGACCCGCATACGAAAATCACCGCGACAGATAACTACCGCGACGTTGCTGGCGCGATACCAATTCCAGCGACGTTCTCGCTGGAAATCGGGCGTCTCACGAGTTCGCGTGACAACACTGTCCGGTACGAATTTGTTTCCGACTATCCTTTCGCCGGGCGGCCTCCACACAATCTTGATGACTTTCAATTGAAGGCATTGGCATCATTTCGTGCCGACCCGAATGTTCAAACGCTTGAGGCGGCGGAAGGTGGCTGGAGTCCGACCGTTCGGCTGGCTTCGCCGATCCGCATGACCGCCGCCTGCGTGGCATGCCACAACTCGCATCCGGACAGCCCAAAGAAGGATTGGAACGTCGGTGATGTCAGAGGGATTCAAGCTGTGTCTGTCTCGCAGCCCCTATCTCAAGGGTCGATCGGCTTCCACTATCTCTTCGCATATTTTGCGGCCGCCATAGCCACTGGAGTTGCATTCATCGTAATGCAGTGGCGGCAGTCGCGCGAACTCGCCCTGGTCAACGGCGAACTGAAGGAGGCCAACAACTTCTTGGCAACGGTGTCGCTCAAAATCGCAAAATATCTCTCACCTGAGATCTACAAAAGTGTGTTCAGCGGCGAGCGCGACGTGAAGGTGACTGCAGAGCGAAAGAAACTGACCATCTTCTTCTCCGACATCGTGGATTTCACTGCCACGACCGAGCGTATGCAACCTGAGGAACTGACGGCCCATCTCAACGAGTATCTAACCGAGATGTCGCATATCGCCATTTCTCATGGCGCCACCGTGGATAAGTTCATCGGCGATGCCATTCTCGCTTTTTTCGGCGACCCGCAGACGCTTGGCCCTCGCGAAGACGCACGTGCATGTCTGCGTATGGCCTTGGCCATGCAAAAGCGTTTGGAGTACCTGCAAGTCAAATGGCGGCAGCAGGGTATCGAGCACCCCTTCCGTGTGCGGATGGGAATAAACACCGGCTACTGCAATGTCGGCAACTTCGGCAGTGACGATCGTATGGATTACACCATCATCGGCGCCGAAGCTAACCTCGCTGCTCGGCTGCAGAGCATTGCACCTGCCGGCGGAATAATGCTCAGCTACGAAACATATTCCAACGTACGGGACATGGTCGATGCGTCGGCAGGTGAGCAGATCAGCATGAAGGGGATCAGCAGACCGATCGTGCCTTATTTGGTGCGGGGTGTCCGGGAACAGTTGCGCGACGACACTGTCATAACAGAAATGGACGAGGGCATGTCGTTGACGCTCGATACCGCCGGGCTCGACCCCGCTAGATGTGGAGCCTCAACAGGTTGTCCTCGGACAATCCGAGGCGACTGA
- a CDS encoding DUF1344 domain-containing protein — MRILIGAVAATLLISTAAFAGQTEGLIKEVDKDTLTLTLDDGKSYKLNAETDIDALKPGMDIVIAYDETNGENVITDMQLPDGD; from the coding sequence ATGCGTATCCTGATCGGCGCCGTTGCCGCCACGTTGCTGATTTCCACCGCCGCCTTCGCCGGCCAAACCGAAGGCCTGATCAAAGAGGTCGACAAGGACACGCTGACGCTGACACTCGACGACGGCAAATCCTACAAGCTGAATGCCGAAACCGATATCGATGCGCTGAAACCCGGCATGGATATCGTGATCGCCTACGACGAGACAAACGGCGAGAACGTCATCACCGACATGCAATTGCCGGATGGCGATTAA
- a CDS encoding IS481 family transposase — protein MNIHKNARLTPLRREEMALAVMEGDLSQAQAALKFAVTAKVVKRWVERYKAEGRAGMVDRSSRPRRSPNATERAVADRIVALRRQRLTGKHIASVVAVSPATVSRVLARAGLSRLKDLEPAEPVRRYERDEPGDMIHIDIKKLGRFDRIGHRITGDRTGQSNGRTSRKGGAGWEFVHVCIDDASRIAFSQILPDEKKESAVAFLNAAIAYYASLGVTTSRVMTDNGGCYKSRAFRAACKALGLKHIRTKPYTPKTNGKAERFIQTALREWAYARAYTTSDRRAAELPVWLHRYNWHRPHGSLKSKTPISRLGLSEDNLLRLHI, from the coding sequence ATGAACATTCATAAGAATGCCCGTCTCACGCCGCTTCGTCGAGAGGAGATGGCGCTTGCGGTCATGGAAGGCGACCTTTCCCAAGCCCAAGCAGCGTTGAAATTCGCGGTGACGGCGAAGGTCGTGAAGCGATGGGTCGAGCGTTACAAGGCCGAAGGCCGTGCCGGCATGGTCGACCGCTCGTCGCGACCCAGGCGCAGTCCGAATGCGACCGAACGGGCTGTGGCCGATCGGATCGTTGCGCTGCGGCGCCAGCGCCTCACGGGCAAGCACATTGCAAGTGTGGTCGCCGTCTCGCCGGCGACGGTGAGCAGGGTGCTGGCGCGGGCCGGGCTGTCGCGGCTGAAGGACCTTGAGCCAGCAGAGCCGGTGCGTCGATATGAGCGTGACGAGCCGGGCGACATGATCCACATCGATATCAAGAAGCTCGGCCGTTTCGACCGCATCGGCCATCGCATCACCGGCGATCGCACCGGCCAAAGCAATGGCCGGACTTCCCGTAAAGGCGGCGCGGGCTGGGAGTTCGTCCACGTCTGCATTGACGATGCCTCCCGCATCGCCTTTAGCCAGATCCTGCCCGACGAGAAAAAGGAAAGCGCCGTCGCCTTCCTCAACGCCGCCATCGCCTACTATGCCAGCCTTGGCGTCACCACCTCACGGGTCATGACCGACAACGGCGGCTGCTATAAAAGCCGCGCCTTCCGCGCCGCCTGCAAAGCCCTCGGCCTCAAACACATCCGAACCAAGCCCTACACGCCCAAGACCAACGGCAAGGCCGAACGCTTCATCCAGACCGCGCTCAGAGAATGGGCCTACGCAAGAGCCTACACGACCTCAGATCGCCGTGCTGCCGAGCTGCCCGTCTGGCTGCACCGATACAATTGGCACCGCCCGCATGGCAGCCTAAAATCCAAAACACCCATCAGTCGCCTCGGATTGTCCGAGGACAACCTGTTGAGGCTCCACATCTAG